In Pristis pectinata isolate sPriPec2 chromosome 19, sPriPec2.1.pri, whole genome shotgun sequence, the following proteins share a genomic window:
- the LOC127580629 gene encoding leucine-rich repeat-containing protein 4-like, producing the protein MKTRDCTFVEVTVHHTWNAALVLLVYLTVRMWSICEASNREQSCPEICSCSNHFSKVVCTRRGLKEVPQGIPSNTRYLNLMENNIQLIKADTFRHLYHMEVLQLGRNSIRQIEVGAFNGLTSLNTLELFENRLTVIPSGAFESFSKLRELWLRNNPIESIPSYAFNRVPSLLRLDLGELRKLEYILDGAFEGLINLKYLNLGMCNLKDMPNLTPLVRLEELEMSSNHFPAIKPGSFQGLKSLKKLWLMNSQVNLIERNAFDDLTALVELNLAHNNLTSLPHDLFAPLRYLVELHLHHNPWNCDCDILWLTWWLREYIPTNSTCCGRCHSPLHMRGKYLTEVEQGTFQCSRPVILEPPQNLNISEGRTAKLKCRTSSMSSVRWLLPNNTVLSHGSTHPRMSVFNNGTLYFLHVLITDAGNYKCTVTNVAGNADASAFLRVSMAEINTSNYTYFSTVTVETTPETVRTKVPPFLSTPPTYKPAFISTPTVLLQSTRSPKTVVAVPTLAAMDTTRTSLDEVMKTTKIIIGCFVAVTLLAAAMLIVFYKLRKRHQQRSTVAAARTTEIINMEEDLTPSEGAVVVPSVHDHMNYNTYKPAHGAHWTENSLGNSLNTTIPEPFIIQTHTKEKVQETQI; encoded by the exons ATGAAAACCAGGGACTGCACTTTTGTAGAG GTAACTGTGCATCACACCTGGAATGCTGCCCTGGTTCTTCTTGTCTACCTCACGGTACGGATGTGGAGTATATGCGAAGCATCAAACAGAGAACAGAGTTGCCCAGAAATCTGCTCCTGCAGTAATCACTTCAGTAAAGTCGTCTGCACTCGCCGTGGACTAAAAGAGGTCCCTCAAGGGATCCCTTCTAATACCCGGTACCTCAATCTCATGGAAAACAACATCCAGCTTATCAAGGCAGACACCTTTCGACATCTGTACCACATGGAGGTCTTACAGCTCGGCCGGAATTCCATCCGGCAaatagaggttggtgcatttaatggACTGACTAGCCTTAACACACTGGAGTTGTTTGAGAATAGACTGACTGTGATACCAAGTGGCGCATTCGAGTCCTTTTCAAAACTGCGTGAATTGTGGCTCAGGAACAATCCCATTGAAAGCATTCCATCATATGCTTTTAACAGGGTGCCATCACTGCTGCGCCTGGATCTGGGGGAACTTAGAAAACTAGAATACATTTTGGATGGTGCTTTTGAGGGCTTAATTAACTTAAAATACCTTAACCTGGGGATGTGTAACCTgaaggacatgccaaatctcaCACCACTGGTGAGATTAGAAGAGCTGGAAATGTCCAGTAACCATTTCCCTGCAATTAAACCAGGATCATTTCAGGGGCTTAAATCGTTAAAAAAGCTCTGGCTTATGAATTCGCAAGTCAATCTGATTGAGCGGAATGCCTTTGATGACCTCACTGCACTAGTGGAACTAAATCTGGCCCACAATAACCTTACTTCACTGCCACATGATCTGTTTGCACCACTGAGATACCTGGTGGAGTTGCACTTACACCACAACCCATGGAATTGCGATTGCGATATCCTCTGGCTCACCTGGTGGCTGCGAGAGTACATCCCTACAAACTCTACCTGCTGTGGCCGGTGCCACTCCCCGCTTCACATGAGGGGAAAATACTTGACCGAAGTAGAACAAGGCACTTTCCAATGCTCACGACCGGTTATACTGGAGCCACCACAGAACCTAAACATCTCTGAAGGGAGAACGGCCAAACTGAAATGTCGAACGTCCTCCATGTCATCCGTAAGGTGGTTGTTGCCAAACAACACAGTATTGAGTCATGGCTCAACACATCCCCGTATGTCTGTATTTAACAATGGAACCCTATACTTCTTGCACGTTTTAATAACAGATGCTGGTAACTACAAATGTACGGTCACCAACGTGGCAGGGAACGCTGATGCATCTGCCTTCCTGAGAGTTAGCATGGCAGAGATCAACACGTCAAATTACACCTACTTCTCCACAGTTACCGTGGAAACAACACCAGAAACCGTCAGGACTAAAGTTCCGCCGTTTCTGTCGACGCCACCCACTTACAAGCCAGCGTTCATCTCCACTCCCACGGTGCTACTGCAGAGCACGAGGAGTCCCAAAACAGTGGTGGCGGTCCCTACACTGGCTGCCATGGACACGACTCGCACCAGCCTAGATGAAGTCATGAAAACCACAAAAATCATCATCGGTTGTTTTGTGGCGGTAACACTGCTGGCAGCTGCCATGCTCATAGTGTTTTACAAACTTCGCAAGCGGCACCAACAACGGAGCACGGTGGCGGCAGCCAGGACTACAGAGATCATTAACATGGAGGAGGATCTCACGCCATCCGAAGGAGCTGTTGTCGTACCCTCGGTTCACGACCACATGAACTATAACACATACAAACCAGCACATGGGGCTCACTGGACAGAGAACAGCCTGGGTAACTCGCTCAACACCACAATACCTGAGCCCTTTATTATACAGACACATACCAAGGAAAAGGTTCAGGAGACTCAGATCTGA